The following proteins come from a genomic window of Iamia sp. SCSIO 61187:
- the xerC gene encoding tyrosine recombinase XerC, with protein MAVKKLKSGRWEASYRDPTGRERVKHHRTRAEADRWLTSMKSEMHRGDYVDPRLGRTLFSRWAQEWLDGSAHLKLKTRADYEALLRVHVMPTFADRAVGAITSTEVRRFIAAEIAAGNAPGTVRGARKVLRLVLGVAQSEGAIRANPCDGVKVPASPKAEMVFLTAEQVEALASSIDPQYSTMIRVAAYTGMRAGEIEALRVGRTDLDAGRLTIAESVTEVQGHGLVFGQPKTYERRSVTLPPFLVDNLAVHLTGRPKHPEAFVFTSPQGEVINHKNFYRRCFKPAVRAAELPERTRFHDLRHTCAALCIALGAHPKAIQERLGHSSITVTLDRYGHLFPKLDEALTARLDEMRRDAVTAQNVRPSSHAVPTSDDPSRRMSSQHAESRGVFAESARSGPQSDPPASP; from the coding sequence GTGGCAGTGAAGAAGCTGAAGAGCGGTCGGTGGGAGGCGTCCTACCGGGACCCCACCGGTCGGGAACGGGTCAAGCACCACCGGACGCGGGCCGAAGCCGACCGGTGGCTCACGTCCATGAAGAGCGAGATGCACCGCGGCGACTACGTCGACCCACGCCTCGGACGCACCCTCTTTTCCCGGTGGGCACAGGAGTGGCTCGACGGGTCCGCCCACCTCAAGCTCAAGACAAGAGCCGACTACGAGGCCCTGCTGCGAGTCCACGTCATGCCGACGTTCGCCGATCGGGCCGTCGGAGCGATCACCTCGACCGAGGTCCGGCGCTTCATCGCCGCTGAGATTGCGGCCGGCAACGCGCCCGGCACCGTGCGAGGCGCCCGCAAGGTCCTCCGCTTGGTCCTTGGGGTTGCCCAGTCGGAGGGAGCCATCCGGGCCAACCCGTGCGACGGGGTGAAGGTCCCGGCGTCGCCGAAGGCGGAGATGGTGTTCCTCACCGCGGAGCAGGTCGAGGCCCTCGCCTCGTCGATCGATCCGCAGTACTCGACCATGATCCGGGTCGCCGCGTACACCGGGATGCGCGCCGGGGAGATCGAAGCCCTCCGCGTCGGCCGCACCGACCTCGACGCCGGTCGGCTGACCATCGCCGAGTCGGTCACCGAGGTACAGGGTCACGGGCTCGTTTTCGGCCAGCCCAAGACCTATGAGCGTCGCTCGGTCACCCTCCCGCCGTTCCTCGTCGACAACCTGGCCGTCCACCTCACGGGGCGACCCAAGCACCCTGAGGCCTTCGTCTTCACCTCGCCCCAAGGCGAGGTCATCAACCACAAGAACTTCTACCGACGCTGCTTCAAGCCGGCGGTCCGTGCCGCCGAGCTCCCCGAGCGGACACGCTTCCACGACCTCCGCCACACCTGCGCCGCCCTCTGCATCGCCCTCGGCGCCCACCCCAAGGCCATTCAGGAGCGCCTGGGGCACTCGTCCATCACCGTCACTCTCGACCGCTACGGGCACCTCTTCCCGAAGCTCGACGAAGCGCTGACGGCTCGGCTTGACGAGATGCGGCGAGACGCCGTCACCGCTCAGAACGTCAGGCCGTCGTCCCATGCCGTCCCGACCTCCGACGATCCGTCCCGGAGGATGTCTTCGCAGCACGCTGAGTCACGCGGAGTTTTCGCGGAGTCCGCCCGATCCGGCCCGCAGTCCGATCCTCCCGCAAGCCCCTGA